The following are encoded together in the Cyanobacterium aponinum PCC 10605 genome:
- a CDS encoding CGLD27 family protein — protein sequence MNQSPTNFCPVPVEQQPINEYQELKESWFFSWVTLSKWEFARKLFWIWLWSLLISSPIAAASFPPQKMTLIFLIASGLGSSLFVAFTLIRLYLGWAYIGDRLKKTKIVYEESSWYDGQVWEKPVEFYYRDQLIFKHQVEPMIKRLQKTGVTLASLMSISFVSLLLIQNFT from the coding sequence ATGAATCAGTCTCCCACTAATTTTTGTCCCGTACCCGTTGAACAACAACCAATCAATGAATATCAAGAATTAAAAGAGTCGTGGTTTTTTAGCTGGGTAACTTTGTCGAAGTGGGAGTTTGCCCGTAAATTATTTTGGATTTGGCTTTGGAGTTTATTGATTAGCTCACCCATTGCCGCCGCTAGTTTCCCTCCACAAAAAATGACCCTTATTTTTTTAATTGCTAGTGGTTTAGGATCTTCTTTATTCGTTGCTTTTACTTTAATTCGTTTATACTTAGGATGGGCTTATATTGGCGATCGCCTCAAAAAGACAAAAATAGTTTATGAAGAATCTAGCTGGTATGACGGGCAAGTGTGGGAAAAACCAGTAGAGTTTTACTATCGAGATCAGTTAATTTTTAAACATCAAGTAGAACCGATGATTAAGCGTTTACAAAAAACAGGAGTTACCCTAGCATCTTTGATGAGTATTAGTTTTGTTTCTTTACTTTTAATTCAAAATTTCACTTAA
- the rsfS gene encoding ribosome silencing factor produces the protein MTKLNLQLENQYSEALEHLPTVDSKELALMIAEAADDRKADNIVLLNVEKLSYVADYFVIVTGFSQPQLRAISTSIEDKIEEKFQRLPVRVEGKTDGNWILHDYGDVIAHIFLPEAREFYNLEAFWGGAEKIIYNSEYQSQNQN, from the coding sequence ATGACTAAATTGAATTTACAATTGGAGAATCAGTATTCTGAAGCATTAGAACATTTACCAACCGTTGACAGTAAAGAACTAGCTTTAATGATCGCCGAAGCGGCAGATGATCGTAAAGCTGATAATATCGTTTTATTAAACGTAGAAAAATTATCCTATGTGGCGGACTATTTTGTCATTGTTACAGGTTTTTCTCAACCCCAGTTAAGGGCGATTTCTACATCCATTGAAGATAAAATAGAGGAAAAATTCCAACGTCTTCCCGTCAGAGTTGAAGGTAAAACCGATGGAAACTGGATACTTCACGACTATGGCGATGTGATTGCCCATATTTTCCTACCTGAAGCAAGAGAATTTTATAATCTTGAGGCTTTTTGGGGAGGAGCAGAAAAAATAATTTATAATTCTGAATATCAATCTCAGAATCAAAACTAA
- a CDS encoding TldD/PmbA family protein, translated as MSNFENKYWELSFNSVSEKLFNNLKEGEYLIIQLTAEKSHFIRFNHAKVRQTGMVIDAEVSLKLISSQKTAYANFPLTGNEEIDLSLALENLDYLRSEIKLLPEDPYIVLPQYHTSSHEVYPSNLLNPKIAIESILKPVQGLDFTGYYAGGLIIRANYNSLGQKHWFATDSFFIDYSLINHNNKAIKGTFSARDWDLNQYQHQINWNKKQLEKLNLPIHEVKPGNYRTYLAPSAIASLLGMFSWGAISEASLQQGGSALAKMRQEENLSVLFSLKENFESGNVPRFNDLGEVSPNELPLIESGKLVNTLINSRTALEYNLTANGANNSESLRSPEIKAGSLKEEEILKNLDTGLYLSNLHYLNWSDRSSGRITGMTRYGCFWVEKGEIVATIKDLRFDDSLYSFFGHNLIALTDFREFIPEVSTYETRSLGGCLVPGALVNQFTFTL; from the coding sequence ATGTCTAACTTTGAGAATAAATATTGGGAATTATCTTTTAATAGTGTTAGTGAAAAGTTATTTAATAATTTAAAAGAAGGGGAATATTTAATTATTCAGTTAACGGCAGAAAAAAGTCATTTTATTCGCTTTAATCATGCTAAAGTTAGGCAAACGGGCATGGTCATAGATGCAGAAGTTTCACTTAAATTAATTAGTAGTCAAAAAACTGCCTATGCTAATTTTCCCTTAACAGGAAATGAGGAAATAGATTTATCTTTAGCATTAGAAAATCTCGACTATTTACGTTCTGAAATTAAACTTTTACCTGAAGACCCGTATATTGTTTTACCTCAATATCATACTTCTTCTCATGAGGTTTATCCTAGTAATTTATTAAATCCTAAAATTGCTATAGAGTCTATATTAAAGCCTGTTCAAGGGTTAGATTTTACTGGTTATTATGCGGGGGGATTAATTATTAGGGCAAATTATAATTCTCTTGGACAAAAACACTGGTTTGCTACTGATTCTTTTTTTATTGACTATTCTTTAATTAATCATAATAACAAGGCTATTAAAGGTACTTTTTCTGCTAGGGATTGGGATTTAAACCAATATCAACATCAAATCAATTGGAATAAAAAACAGTTAGAAAAGTTAAATTTACCGATTCATGAGGTTAAACCGGGTAATTACCGCACCTATCTAGCCCCAAGTGCGATCGCATCTTTGTTGGGAATGTTCTCATGGGGTGCTATTAGCGAAGCGTCTTTACAACAAGGGGGAAGTGCTTTGGCAAAAATGAGACAAGAAGAAAATTTATCTGTGTTATTCAGCTTAAAAGAAAATTTTGAGAGCGGTAATGTACCTCGTTTTAATGATTTAGGGGAAGTTTCTCCCAATGAATTACCGTTGATTGAATCAGGAAAACTTGTGAATACCTTAATTAATAGTCGCACTGCCTTAGAATATAATTTAACAGCTAATGGAGCTAATAATAGTGAAAGTTTGCGTTCTCCCGAAATCAAAGCGGGTAGCCTGAAAGAAGAGGAAATTCTTAAGAATCTGGACACAGGATTATATCTTTCTAATTTACACTATCTCAATTGGAGCGATCGCTCTTCTGGCAGAATTACAGGAATGACCCGTTATGGCTGTTTTTGGGTAGAAAAGGGAGAAATAGTAGCAACTATTAAAGATTTACGCTTTGATGATTCTCTTTACTCTTTCTTTGGTCATAATTTAATTGCTTTGACGGATTTTCGAGAATTTATCCCTGAGGTTAGTACGTATGAAACACGTTCTCTAGGAGGTTGTTTAGTACCGGGGGCGTTAGTTAATCAGTTTACTTTTACTCTGTGA
- a CDS encoding DUF481 domain-containing protein — MKKSLAYLSLFLSSLLTIINGINVPISATDDLNTISLINNYKDILSMDNSPLKVIILTNLALKYARQNNQKKALKILAKAQQISLQLTDNYQQIVSLTRVAQTYGEISKRESALASLNLAKEKTKQIKDKSLQASLLLNIALEYEKLGKIETANNIYQQSQTIKAQISQPQLEFPFEQTPTKFQIGLLANVNSFRNTTATFGFDVNYEKQWEISDILLNGAVFIGYDSDRTFNKFRPTGLINSVYRHHFDKEWSFFTNALITANQEFFASQNDDDDLSILGNLLFGGGYNLWRGETPSNSVDLQLGLGGIYEYDFFDGEKRRNQLSPALGILLQSRGFKLGNAELNHILAIIPALNDLENYTITSDSNLSIPLSEKWSFTNRLFVRYRNQLIEKDNPKVQFFFSTGVQYTF; from the coding sequence GTGAAAAAATCATTAGCCTATTTATCTCTTTTTCTTAGCTCACTTCTAACGATTATTAATGGAATTAATGTGCCTATTAGTGCAACGGATGACTTAAATACAATTAGTTTGATAAATAATTATAAGGACATTTTGTCCATGGATAATTCACCATTAAAAGTAATAATTCTTACGAATCTTGCTCTTAAATATGCGAGACAAAATAATCAGAAAAAAGCCTTAAAAATATTAGCAAAAGCACAACAAATATCTCTACAACTAACAGATAATTATCAACAGATAGTTAGTTTAACTCGAGTCGCTCAAACTTACGGAGAAATAAGCAAGAGAGAAAGTGCACTCGCATCTTTGAACCTAGCGAAAGAAAAAACGAAACAAATAAAAGATAAATCCCTACAAGCATCTTTATTACTGAATATTGCCCTTGAATACGAAAAATTAGGAAAAATAGAAACAGCAAACAACATATATCAACAGAGTCAAACAATTAAAGCTCAAATCAGTCAACCTCAACTAGAATTTCCCTTCGAGCAAACCCCTACAAAATTTCAAATAGGATTACTAGCAAATGTCAACTCTTTTCGTAACACTACTGCTACCTTTGGCTTTGATGTTAACTATGAAAAACAATGGGAAATTAGCGATATTCTTCTCAATGGTGCCGTTTTTATCGGCTATGATAGCGATCGCACTTTTAATAAATTTCGCCCCACAGGTTTAATTAACTCCGTTTATCGCCATCACTTTGACAAAGAATGGAGTTTTTTCACCAATGCCTTAATAACCGCAAATCAGGAGTTTTTTGCATCTCAAAATGATGATGACGATTTAAGCATCTTGGGAAATTTACTTTTTGGAGGAGGTTATAACCTCTGGAGAGGAGAAACTCCTAGTAATTCCGTTGACTTACAATTAGGCTTAGGGGGTATTTATGAGTATGACTTTTTTGACGGAGAAAAGAGACGAAATCAACTATCTCCCGCTTTGGGTATTTTGCTTCAAAGTCGAGGTTTCAAACTTGGTAACGCTGAATTAAACCATATTTTAGCCATTATACCAGCCTTAAACGACCTAGAAAACTACACCATCACCTCAGACTCTAACTTATCCATTCCCTTAAGTGAAAAATGGTCTTTTACTAATCGTTTATTTGTACGTTATCGCAATCAACTAATCGAGAAAGACAATCCCAAGGTACAATTTTTCTTTTCCACAGGAGTACAATATACATTCTAA
- a CDS encoding ferrochelatase, with the protein MVVTPEKTIESNSVSPATDRVAIILMGYGEVESYDDFANYNEQALNLLTAKFAPVPTWLYPPLAKLLAVFDLHEWSHQHGNFVSPHNAIFERQRAKIEHQLQHTWGEKVKVFKAFNFCKPHLPYQVLEQVKAEGFEKILIYPLLVVDSIFTSGIAIEQINEALAQKDKKEDHWVKALRYIPSFYNKPEYIDLLAKLVEEEIDAKLSNAYLPSEIGIVLMNHGCPHEAKGFTSGIDESQALYELVREKLIYRYPLISVGWLNHQTPLIKWTQPNAELAGRNLIELGAKALIFMPIGFATENHETLLDVEHIIQALYVKYPDVNYVQMECVNDNEEFCAMAAQWVNPLIESLLTEEGAVINPSFAKTHYHGHHHHDHNHNHHHHH; encoded by the coding sequence GTGGTAGTTACTCCGGAAAAAACTATTGAATCAAATTCAGTCTCACCTGCTACAGATAGAGTAGCCATTATTCTTATGGGATATGGAGAGGTGGAAAGTTATGATGATTTTGCCAACTATAATGAACAAGCCTTAAACCTACTTACGGCAAAATTTGCCCCTGTGCCAACATGGTTATATCCCCCCCTTGCTAAATTGTTAGCGGTTTTCGATTTACATGAATGGAGTCATCAACACGGCAATTTTGTTTCTCCTCATAATGCTATTTTCGAGCGTCAAAGAGCAAAAATTGAGCATCAGTTGCAACACACTTGGGGAGAAAAAGTCAAAGTATTTAAGGCTTTCAACTTCTGTAAACCTCATTTACCCTATCAAGTTTTAGAGCAGGTTAAAGCTGAAGGATTTGAGAAAATTCTCATTTATCCCCTCTTAGTAGTTGATTCTATCTTCACCAGTGGAATTGCGATCGAGCAAATAAACGAGGCGTTAGCACAAAAAGACAAAAAAGAAGACCATTGGGTTAAAGCCTTACGTTATATACCTTCTTTCTACAATAAACCAGAGTATATCGATTTATTAGCTAAATTAGTAGAAGAAGAAATCGACGCAAAATTAAGCAATGCTTATTTACCTTCAGAAATTGGTATTGTTTTAATGAATCACGGTTGCCCTCATGAAGCAAAAGGATTTACTTCGGGTATTGATGAAAGTCAAGCCTTATATGAATTGGTAAGAGAAAAACTCATTTATCGTTATCCCTTAATTTCCGTAGGTTGGCTCAACCATCAAACCCCTCTAATTAAATGGACTCAACCTAATGCGGAGTTAGCAGGAAGAAACTTGATTGAGTTAGGGGCAAAAGCCTTAATATTTATGCCCATTGGCTTTGCAACGGAAAACCATGAAACCTTGTTAGATGTAGAACACATTATTCAAGCATTATACGTTAAATATCCTGATGTCAATTATGTCCAGATGGAATGCGTTAACGATAATGAAGAATTTTGTGCTATGGCGGCACAATGGGTTAATCCTTTGATTGAATCCTTATTAACGGAAGAAGGGGCTGTAATTAATCCTAGTTTTGCCAAAACCCATTATCATGGTCATCATCACCACGATCATAATCACAATCATCATCACCATCATTAA
- a CDS encoding RNA polymerase sigma factor, RpoD/SigA family, with amino-acid sequence MTNFDVKPLKDRPSTSPTSSSSGHNSRATYSPPSTQNSPYINSRDLMRLYLRDIGRIPLLTKEEEITLAKEIKASQNLLAIRDKNRELPVLAKYLEIMTIFDSLVANHSEAVKIGKIAQQLNLTPKKVESIITEGKETWANLAQVKLSELETILANGIKAKQKMINANLRLVVSIAKKYQNRGLELLDLIQEGTLGLEKAVEKFDHTKGYHFSTYAYWWIRQGMTRAIATQARTIRLPIHITERLNQLKKVQRQLSQKLGRIATVDEIAKEMDMTSLDLRQFLNQIPRSISLEMKVGEDYNTELVELIETESATPEENLMRVSMQKDLRSMLSLLNEREQKILRLRYGFENGKIYSLSDTASIMNLSRERVRQIQAKAIQKLRQPNQKKSLRDYLEIIG; translated from the coding sequence ATGACCAACTTTGATGTTAAACCTCTTAAAGACCGTCCTTCCACCTCCCCGACATCTTCATCTTCGGGTCATAATTCAAGGGCGACATACTCTCCACCGTCAACCCAAAATAGTCCCTACATAAATTCTCGTGATTTGATGCGCCTGTATCTTCGTGATATTGGGCGCATTCCTTTATTAACCAAAGAAGAAGAAATTACTTTAGCTAAAGAAATTAAAGCCTCTCAAAATTTATTGGCAATCAGAGACAAAAATAGGGAACTGCCAGTTCTTGCGAAATATTTGGAAATCATGACAATATTTGATTCTTTGGTAGCGAATCACTCTGAAGCGGTCAAAATAGGAAAAATCGCTCAACAACTCAATTTAACTCCGAAAAAAGTAGAATCGATAATTACAGAAGGAAAAGAAACATGGGCTAATTTAGCACAAGTCAAACTATCAGAGTTAGAAACTATTTTGGCTAATGGCATTAAAGCAAAACAGAAAATGATTAATGCTAATTTGCGTTTAGTTGTCTCTATTGCCAAAAAATATCAAAATAGAGGATTAGAGTTATTAGACTTAATTCAAGAAGGTACTCTCGGTTTAGAAAAAGCCGTTGAAAAATTTGATCATACCAAAGGCTATCATTTCAGCACTTATGCTTATTGGTGGATTCGTCAGGGAATGACAAGAGCGATCGCAACTCAAGCTAGAACCATTCGTCTTCCTATCCATATTACTGAAAGATTAAATCAACTAAAAAAAGTACAGAGACAATTATCCCAAAAATTAGGCAGAATCGCCACAGTAGATGAAATAGCCAAAGAAATGGATATGACTTCCCTTGATTTACGTCAATTTTTAAATCAAATACCCCGCTCCATATCCTTAGAAATGAAAGTGGGAGAAGATTATAACACTGAATTAGTGGAATTAATTGAAACAGAATCTGCAACTCCCGAAGAAAACTTAATGAGAGTATCTATGCAAAAGGATTTGCGCTCTATGCTTTCTTTACTCAATGAAAGAGAACAAAAAATTCTGAGACTGCGTTATGGGTTTGAAAATGGCAAAATTTATTCCCTTAGTGATACTGCCTCAATTATGAATTTATCAAGGGAAAGAGTTAGACAAATTCAGGCAAAAGCGATTCAAAAACTACGTCAACCAAATCAGAAAAAGAGTTTAAGAGATTATTTAGAAATAATTGGTTAG
- a CDS encoding succinyl-CoA synthetase subunit alpha, producing the protein MNWNFSPRILIQGIDQDCAQEYLQQFDGHRKDIVAGITDQNLDFTFDGIPVFSLITDAFTEGAATPSASEKEMTTSLIFSHPYLVLNAVYEAITAQIKQIVIYSESVPPLDLFKIYQKAKLKDVKILGTSQGGILIPEEYYCGLNYGNIFQKGNIAMINYADQIIAVTIAQYLQKFDLGFSKVINVGNNLLSQIDWDLWLKMLDKDKNTEVILINLGEISTKETKNLATSIEKISKPVITYLLDKNHLKSKINNNKAKVISDQIFNNLYTANSSELIKEYLQNSKGIITEDYQAISELLISQ; encoded by the coding sequence ATGAATTGGAATTTTTCACCACGTATTTTAATACAAGGAATTGACCAAGATTGCGCCCAAGAATATTTACAACAATTTGATGGTCATAGAAAAGATATTGTAGCGGGTATTACCGACCAAAATTTAGATTTTACCTTTGATGGAATTCCTGTTTTTAGTTTAATTACAGATGCGTTCACTGAAGGTGCGGCTACGCCGAGCGCTTCTGAAAAAGAAATGACCACAAGTTTGATTTTTAGTCACCCATATTTAGTATTAAATGCAGTTTATGAAGCCATTACGGCTCAAATAAAGCAGATTGTTATTTATTCTGAATCAGTACCACCTTTAGACTTGTTTAAAATTTATCAAAAAGCAAAACTAAAAGATGTCAAAATATTAGGAACTTCTCAGGGGGGGATTTTAATTCCAGAAGAATATTATTGTGGTTTAAATTACGGCAATATTTTTCAGAAAGGAAATATTGCTATGATCAATTATGCTGACCAAATAATAGCTGTAACCATTGCACAATACCTGCAAAAATTTGATTTAGGTTTTTCTAAAGTAATTAATGTGGGTAATAACCTTTTATCACAAATAGATTGGGATTTATGGTTAAAAATGCTAGATAAAGATAAAAATACTGAAGTTATTTTAATAAATCTAGGAGAAATTTCTACCAAAGAAACAAAGAATTTAGCCACATCTATAGAAAAAATATCTAAGCCTGTTATTACCTATTTGTTAGATAAAAACCATCTAAAATCAAAAATTAATAATAACAAAGCAAAAGTAATATCAGACCAAATTTTTAACAATCTATATACAGCTAATTCCTCAGAACTAATCAAAGAATATTTACAAAACAGTAAAGGAATTATAACGGAAGATTATCAAGCAATTAGTGAGCTTTTAATTTCCCAATAA
- the dxr gene encoding 1-deoxy-D-xylulose-5-phosphate reductoisomerase: MKLITILGSTGSIGTQTLDIVRDHPDKFKVVGLAAGNNINLLAEQIREFKPEIVAIRDSNKLSELKDAITSVSPQPILLAGEEAICEVASYGEAQSVVTGIVGCAGLLPTIAAIKAKKDIALANKETLIAGGPVVLPLIEKYGVKLLPADSEHSAIFQCLQGVPEGGLRRIILTASGGAFRDLPVEKLASVTVQDALKHPNWSMGQKITIDSATLMNKGLEVIEAHFLFGLDYENIDIVIHPQSIIHSLIELEDTSVLAQLGWADMRLPLLYALSYPDRISTNWKALDLVQVGSLTFREPDHNKYPCMQLAYGAGKAGGCMPAILNAANEQAVALFLQEKITFLDIPRLIELVCDRFSSDNRPNPSLEDILHADSWARKAVLEQVSVLA; this comes from the coding sequence ATGAAATTAATTACTATACTAGGTTCTACAGGTTCAATAGGGACTCAAACATTAGATATAGTTAGAGACCATCCTGATAAATTTAAAGTGGTAGGATTAGCCGCCGGAAATAACATTAATCTTTTAGCAGAACAAATTCGAGAATTCAAACCAGAAATTGTTGCTATTCGTGATAGTAATAAATTATCAGAATTAAAAGATGCTATAACCTCGGTTTCTCCGCAACCCATTCTTTTAGCAGGAGAAGAGGCAATTTGTGAAGTGGCTAGTTATGGTGAAGCCCAAAGTGTCGTAACCGGAATTGTAGGTTGTGCAGGGCTATTACCCACTATTGCGGCGATTAAAGCGAAAAAAGATATTGCCTTAGCCAATAAGGAAACCTTAATTGCTGGAGGTCCTGTTGTATTGCCGTTAATTGAAAAATACGGGGTGAAATTGTTACCTGCCGACTCGGAACACTCAGCTATTTTTCAGTGTTTACAGGGAGTTCCTGAAGGAGGATTAAGACGTATTATTTTAACTGCGTCTGGGGGGGCATTCCGTGATTTACCTGTGGAAAAATTGGCTTCTGTGACGGTGCAAGATGCGTTAAAACATCCTAATTGGTCTATGGGTCAAAAAATTACCATTGACTCGGCTACTCTAATGAATAAAGGTTTAGAGGTTATTGAAGCACATTTTCTCTTTGGTTTAGACTATGAGAATATAGATATTGTTATTCATCCTCAAAGTATCATTCATTCTTTAATTGAATTAGAAGATACATCAGTATTAGCTCAGTTAGGATGGGCGGATATGCGTTTACCTTTACTTTATGCTTTGTCTTACCCCGATCGCATTTCTACTAATTGGAAAGCCCTAGATTTAGTGCAAGTAGGTAGTTTGACCTTTCGTGAACCTGATCATAATAAGTATCCTTGTATGCAGTTAGCCTATGGAGCGGGAAAAGCAGGGGGTTGTATGCCGGCGATATTAAATGCGGCAAATGAACAAGCTGTAGCGTTATTCTTACAGGAAAAAATTACTTTCTTGGATATTCCCCGTTTAATTGAATTAGTGTGCGATCGCTTCTCCAGTGATAACAGACCTAATCCCAGTTTAGAGGATATTTTACACGCTGACAGTTGGGCAAGAAAGGCGGTTTTAGAACAAGTTTCTGTTTTAGCATAA
- a CDS encoding Fur family transcriptional regulator, whose protein sequence is MKPHGVETKKMRSLKDALNRCQELGLRISRQRRFILELLWEEKNHLCAKEIYEKLSQQGKHIGYTAVYQNLEILSQNGIIECVDKHGSRLYSNLGDEHSHLNIIDTDQIVDIQVELPPDLIKNIEAKTGVKVAHYRIDFYGYKN, encoded by the coding sequence ATGAAACCTCACGGGGTAGAAACAAAAAAAATGCGTTCCCTCAAAGATGCCTTAAATCGTTGTCAAGAACTAGGCTTAAGGATTTCCCGTCAGAGACGCTTTATTCTTGAATTGTTGTGGGAGGAGAAAAATCATCTCTGTGCCAAGGAAATTTACGAAAAGTTGAGTCAACAGGGTAAACATATCGGTTATACTGCGGTTTACCAAAATTTAGAAATTCTTTCTCAGAATGGAATAATTGAATGTGTTGATAAGCATGGAAGCCGCCTTTACAGCAACTTAGGGGATGAGCATAGTCATCTTAACATTATTGATACAGACCAAATTGTTGATATTCAAGTAGAATTACCCCCTGATTTAATTAAAAATATTGAAGCAAAAACAGGGGTAAAAGTAGCTCATTATCGTATTGATTTCTATGGTTATAAAAATTAA
- a CDS encoding indolepyruvate ferredoxin oxidoreductase subunit alpha produces MPHTIVTDVCEGIADCVSACPVACIHEGPSKNIKGTDWYWIDFDTCIDCGICLQVCPVEGAILAEERPELQKTPV; encoded by the coding sequence TTGCCACACACTATTGTAACTGACGTTTGCGAAGGGATTGCAGATTGCGTTTCCGCTTGTCCTGTTGCTTGTATTCATGAAGGACCTAGTAAAAATATCAAGGGTACAGATTGGTACTGGATTGATTTTGACACCTGCATTGACTGTGGTATCTGTTTGCAAGTTTGCCCTGTAGAAGGTGCTATCCTCGCAGAAGAGCGTCCAGAATTACAGAAAACCCCAGTTTAG
- a CDS encoding ABC transporter ATP-binding protein, with amino-acid sequence MTNLLEVQDVYAGYIKDLNILQGINFRIESHELVTVIGPNGAGKSTLAKTIFGLLTPNEGKIIFKGENIAGLKPNEIVKLGMCYVPQIVNVFPSLTIEENLEMGAYILSGSSNRQKDLIYTMFPKLKERAKQKAGTLSGGERQMLAMGRALMLDPDLLILDEPSAALSPILVSSVFEQIKAINEAGKAIILVEQNAKKALMMAHRGYVLESGKDAIEGKGSDLLNNPQVGELYLGTSHN; translated from the coding sequence ATGACAAATTTACTAGAAGTTCAGGACGTTTACGCAGGATACATTAAAGATTTAAACATTTTACAAGGGATTAATTTTCGCATCGAATCCCATGAATTAGTAACGGTAATTGGGCCTAATGGTGCAGGAAAGTCCACTTTAGCTAAAACTATTTTTGGTTTATTAACTCCCAATGAGGGAAAAATTATTTTTAAAGGAGAAAATATAGCAGGTTTAAAACCTAATGAAATTGTCAAATTAGGGATGTGTTATGTGCCTCAAATAGTTAATGTTTTTCCTAGTTTAACCATAGAAGAAAATTTAGAAATGGGGGCTTATATTCTTTCTGGAAGCAGTAACAGACAAAAAGATTTAATCTATACAATGTTTCCCAAATTGAAAGAAAGGGCGAAGCAAAAAGCTGGTACTTTGTCGGGGGGAGAAAGGCAAATGTTAGCCATGGGAAGGGCTTTAATGTTAGATCCTGATTTACTAATTTTAGACGAACCATCCGCCGCTTTATCACCTATTTTAGTAAGCAGTGTTTTTGAACAAATTAAAGCTATTAATGAGGCAGGAAAAGCCATTATTTTAGTGGAACAAAATGCCAAAAAAGCTCTCATGATGGCACATCGTGGTTATGTTTTAGAAAGTGGAAAAGATGCGATCGAAGGTAAGGGAAGTGATTTATTAAATAATCCTCAAGTAGGGGAATTATATTTAGGCACAAGCCATAATTAA
- a CDS encoding mechanosensitive ion channel family protein, producing MISEQIINKLVELGTTVGLKILTALIIFLIGLQVAKWIKHLLETALTKKEVESTLVKFLGKILYIALISFVIIIALNQAGVAVTSIIAIFGAASLTVGLALQGSLSSLAAGISLIILRPFKIGDLIDGGGSFGIVEEIGLFNTTIKTLDNLTIIIPNDKIRNEKIINYSLKPIRRVDLVVSIGYGDDIDKAKQLVKEILSNDSRILADPAFTIHLFELADSSVNFAVRPWVKTSDYWDTYCDLTETIKKRFDEEGINIPFPQRDVHIYNHN from the coding sequence ATGATTTCGGAACAGATAATTAACAAATTGGTCGAGTTGGGTACTACTGTTGGCTTAAAAATACTTACAGCTTTAATTATTTTTCTCATTGGCTTACAGGTAGCAAAATGGATTAAGCATTTACTCGAAACAGCATTAACTAAGAAAGAAGTTGAATCAACCTTAGTTAAATTTCTCGGAAAAATTCTTTATATTGCCCTTATTTCTTTTGTCATAATCATTGCTTTAAATCAAGCTGGAGTAGCAGTAACATCGATTATTGCTATCTTTGGTGCGGCTAGTTTAACCGTCGGTTTAGCGTTGCAAGGTTCACTGTCTAGTTTAGCGGCGGGGATTTCTCTGATTATACTTCGTCCTTTCAAAATAGGTGATCTCATCGATGGAGGGGGAAGTTTTGGTATTGTGGAAGAAATAGGTTTGTTTAATACAACCATCAAAACTTTAGATAATTTAACTATTATCATTCCCAATGACAAAATTCGTAATGAGAAAATCATCAACTACTCTCTCAAGCCCATTCGTAGAGTTGACTTAGTCGTTAGTATTGGTTATGGGGACGATATAGACAAAGCAAAACAGCTAGTAAAAGAGATTTTAAGCAATGATTCTCGTATTTTAGCTGATCCAGCTTTTACTATTCATTTGTTTGAACTAGCTGATAGCAGTGTTAATTTTGCCGTACGCCCTTGGGTGAAAACTTCTGATTACTGGGATACTTACTGTGATTTAACAGAAACCATTAAGAAACGTTTTGATGAAGAAGGCATCAATATTCCCTTTCCCCAAAGAGATGTTCATATTTACAACCATAATTAG